Proteins encoded by one window of Homalodisca vitripennis isolate AUS2020 unplaced genomic scaffold, UT_GWSS_2.1 ScUCBcl_2969;HRSCAF=8176, whole genome shotgun sequence:
- the LOC124372346 gene encoding zinc finger MYM-type protein 1-like: MGALWFIRYYQAHKKKREEDASKCSSTLSVWLCPTTSTTTTKSTNVTSTSSTETRPIIASVPGNEIEEEVTAQDNAEESIDEEVTCLGLGHQQENCAKPPTSPTSSSELIGVNDQVECSRTNKINETFLNTGEPHFPDQIIDPEVKKRIIELGLGPYQPVGPFPYDGKQGRSFSDNYFTLKSKSGLKLKRTWLCYSSKLDCVYCQPCWLFPQKGPVVGWDSGLRDWKHLSDRIKTHENSQHHADSCLVYEQWRRHGSIDDALEKGLKEERNFWRKVLKRVLDVSLMLATCNLPFRGDSWHITDRNKGNFLSLIELLSKYDTILEDLITRPSGTVNYLSPTIQNEIISLMASEVLSGIKEELLSAPFFSIIYDTTQDVSKVDQLSEVFRYVKIDHDQLGKPCELRICVKRLHAVTDQTASGLEDVIIKSISEKGLDITKCRGQGYDGASVMSVPVTVAKAERSFSKLKLIKNYLRSSMSQQRLTDLAL, from the exons ATGGGAGCGTTATGGTTTATACGCTATTACCAGGCCC acaagaagaaaagagaagaggATGCTTCAAAGTGTTCTTCCACCCTATCTGTTTGGTTATgtcctactactagtactactacaACTAAAAGTACTAATGTCACATCTACATCTAGTACTGAAACTAGACCAATAATTG cctcAGTCCCAGGAAATGAGATTGAAGAGGAAGTTACAGCTCAAGATAACGCTGAAGAAAGTATTGATGAAGAAGTAACATGCCTAGGGCTAGGGCATCAACAAGAAAATTGTGCCAAACCTCCAACAAGTCCTACGTCAAGCAGTGAACTGATCGGCGTAAATGATCAA gtggaatgtagccggacgaataaaattaatgaaacttttttaaacacCGGAGAACCCCATTTTCCAGACCAGATCATCGATCCAGAGGTgaaaaaacgaattattgaatTAGGACTAGGACCCTATCAACCAGTTGGCCCATTTCCATATGATGGAAAACAAGGTAGGTCCTTTTCAGACAATTATTTTACCCTGAAGTCAAAGTCTGGGCTCAAACTGAAAAGAACTTGGTTGTGCTATTCGTCCAAATTGGATTGTGTTTATTGCCAACCTTGCTGGTTGTTTCCCCAGAAAGGACCTGTAGTAGGATGGGATTCAGGATTAAGGGACTGGAAACATTTGTCTGATCGCATAAAGACACATGAGAATTCACAGCACCATGCTGATTCCTGCTTGGTTTATGAGCAATGGCGACGTCATGGCTCAATAGACGATGCACTAGAAAAAGGTTTGAAGGAGGAGCGGAATTTTTGGAGGAAAGTTTTGAAGAGGGTCTTAGATGTCTCCCTTATGTTGGCAACATGCAACCTTCCTTTTCGTGGAGACAGTTGGCATATCACTGatagaaataaaggtaattttctatCATTGATTGAATTGCTGTCAAAATATGACACTATCCTAGAAGATCTAATTACAAGGCCAAGTGGTACTGTTAATTATCTCAGTCCAACaattcagaatgaaattatttctctgaTGGCTAGTGAAGTGCTTAGTGGAATTAAAGAAGAGCTTTTGAGTGCGccttttttctccataatttacgACACAACACAAGATGTAAGTAAAGTAGATCAGCTAAGCGAAGTTTTTCGCTATGTAAAGATTGACCATGACCAACTCGGAAAACCTTGTGAGTTGAGAATTTGTGTGAAACGTTTACATGCAGTTACTGACCAAACCGCTTCGGGGCTAGAAGACGTcatcataaaatcaatttcagaaaaaGGCCTTGACATAACAAAATGCAGAGGACAAGGATACGATGGTGCATCGGTCATGAGTG